One part of the Terriglobales bacterium genome encodes these proteins:
- a CDS encoding YajQ family cyclic di-GMP-binding protein — protein MAENSFDIVSKVDLQEVSNAIQNAMKEIHTRFDLKDSKSDIVLEGKDAIILSSVDDYKLKAVNDILQTKLVKRGVPIKALSYGAVEPAAGATVRQKITMQQGIPVEKAREIVKTIKDSKKKVQASIQGDTVRVSGKDRDTLQEVMALLRGADFGIDMQFTNYRSN, from the coding sequence ATGGCCGAAAATTCATTTGACATTGTCAGCAAGGTTGACCTGCAAGAGGTCTCGAACGCGATCCAGAACGCGATGAAGGAGATCCATACGCGTTTTGACCTGAAGGACTCCAAGTCCGATATCGTGCTGGAGGGCAAAGACGCCATCATTCTCAGCTCGGTGGATGACTACAAACTCAAGGCTGTGAACGACATCCTGCAAACCAAGCTGGTGAAGCGCGGCGTGCCCATCAAGGCGCTGAGTTATGGAGCCGTGGAGCCGGCCGCGGGAGCCACGGTGCGGCAGAAGATCACCATGCAGCAGGGCATTCCGGTGGAAAAGGCGCGAGAGATCGTCAAAACCATTAAAGACTCAAAGAAGAAAGTACAGGCCTCCATCCAGGGAGACACGGTCCGGGTGAGCGGCAAAGACCGCGACACGCTGCAAGAGGTCATGGCCCTGCTGCGCGGCGCTGATTTTGGCATTGATATGCAGTTCACCAATTACAGGTCAAACTGA
- a CDS encoding TatD family hydrolase, whose product MFIDSHAHLEMPQFDADREAMLVRAQTAGVETILAIGSGTGPGSLDCAIKLAEQHDFLYASIGIHPHEAKLATDNDFAELAQLAKNPKVIAWGEIGLDYYYDHSPREVQETVFIKQMELARAAKLPIIIHCRPSDNSENAWDDCLRLLREHWTSSGLGGILHCFTGSLAHMQTALEIGFMISFAGNVTFAKAQNIREAAKQVPLDRMFIETDSPFLAPIPHRGKRNEPAFVKEVAQQIGELRGLAAAEIGEVTAKNFRKFFKL is encoded by the coding sequence ATGTTCATAGACAGCCATGCCCACCTCGAGATGCCGCAATTCGATGCTGACCGCGAGGCCATGCTGGTGCGGGCGCAGACTGCCGGCGTGGAAACAATTCTTGCCATCGGCAGTGGCACCGGGCCAGGTTCGCTCGATTGCGCCATTAAATTAGCCGAACAACATGATTTTCTTTATGCCAGCATCGGCATTCATCCGCATGAAGCCAAGCTTGCCACTGACAATGATTTCGCAGAGCTGGCGCAGCTTGCGAAGAACCCCAAAGTCATTGCCTGGGGCGAAATTGGGCTGGACTATTACTATGACCACTCTCCGCGCGAGGTGCAGGAGACGGTTTTCATAAAGCAGATGGAGTTGGCCCGCGCCGCCAAGCTGCCCATCATCATTCACTGCCGTCCTTCAGACAACAGTGAGAACGCCTGGGATGACTGCCTGCGACTGCTCCGCGAGCACTGGACCAGCAGCGGACTGGGCGGCATCTTGCACTGCTTCACCGGTTCACTTGCTCACATGCAGACCGCGCTCGAAATTGGATTCATGATCTCCTTTGCCGGCAACGTAACTTTTGCGAAGGCACAGAACATCCGCGAGGCCGCCAAACAGGTCCCGCTTGATCGCATGTTCATTGAAACGGATTCGCCTTTTCTTGCGCCCATTCCCCACCGGGGCAAACGCAACGAACCGGCATTTGTAAAAGAAGTGGCGCAGCAGATTGGGGAATTGCGGGGATTGGCGGCGGCGGAAATCGGAGAGGTTACGGCGAAGAATTTTCGGAAATTTTTTAAGCTGTGA